A region of the Desulfobacter postgatei 2ac9 genome:
GGACCTGATATCGGAAAGGCCGGCAAAGTTCCGGTACAAGACCTTGTCGGCATAGTTGGCAAAAAACATGGGCCGCTGAACCATGAGCCCCCCAATGATGCCCAGGTAAGATTCCCCCAGAAAACTTAAGGGCAGGTTTTTGGTTCCGATAAAGCTTGTCTCATACCATTTGCGTGCCGTGGCCTGAAGCCTTGCACCTTCCCGGCTTCCGGTTCTGAAAATATCTTCAAGAAAATATTTTTTGATCAAATCCACGGCGGTTTCCACGCGGGACTTGGAGCCGTCCATAAGCACCTCAAGACCTAAACTTAAGGTCGACATGGTTTTTTCAAGGGGCTTTTCAATGGATTCCAGATTCCTGATTTTGATCCGGTCGGCACTGATGACTTTGTTGATCAGGGCGGCAAGCTCGCTGTCAAGGTCCAAAATCCCGCCTTGCGCAATGATTTGTTCCAAGGTTTTTACAAACAGGTTGTCGCCTTTTAAAAACTGGGCGAAAAACATAGGCGGCATGGGAATATCCGGATCAAGTACCTGGGTTTCACTGGTGGCGACTGCAGGTCTGGGTCTTAAGTTTTTCCCGGCGATGGGCTGGTAAATTCCAATGGCCTCGTGAGCCGGTAAAAAACCTTTTTCCGCAAGTCTGATGTTTTTTTGCCGGAACTGCTCTTCCTCTGCTTCAGCGGGCAGAATACTTAAGGTCTCAAGGAACAGGCCGTGGAGAACCGACAGGTCCATTTCGGCAAGTTTTTTTAACATCTGTTCGATTAATTCCGGCGCATCATCCGGCAAACCATTCTCTCGGAGAGTATTCTGGGGAAAAAGTTCTCCTTCGGGATCTTCCTCTGGGCCCGATTGCTGATCAGGAAATCTGAAATAAAATTTATCATCCAGGGTGATGTAATCGTCAAAATCCTCGGGCGGCAGTTCATCGTGTTCCCGGATAAAAACATGCATCTTTTGTGACAGATAATATTCCACAAACTCTGGTTTTTCGTTGATGGCCCAGCGCAGAAGCCGTTGGGGATCGGCTTTGAACAGAAGGGAAAACACCTGGGTCATCATATGGGTATTCAGCCGGTCATCATCCCAGACCTCCACGTCAAGGATATACTCCCACTGGCTGGATGCGGCCAGCGCCAGAACCGGAATGAAATCATGGACCCCGATTTTATGCATCAGGTAGTACAGGTCCTGATCCGGGAAGGACTGGATCAAGGTGGCAGGGGAGGGGGCTTCCAGGATCATGTCAAGGGCTTGGGCGCCTTCACTGAAAAGGATGTCCCGGCGCATTTTCTGTAACTTCAGTTCTTTTCTGGCTTTATTGGCCAGTTGATAATCGTTGTTCATATATTTATGATAGCCTTGTTTTTTGTTTGCATATCTTGATGTACTGCCCCAACGCGGGATCATGGGCAAACGGGGTGAAATATGTTAAGGCGTTGTGAAAATCACCGGTATTCATCAGACACACCCCCATGCACACGTACAGCTCTTTGTTTTCTGGAAAATGCGACAGCCCTTTGTCGAGAAGGGCCATGGCCTTGGAAAATTTTTTTTGCTTCTGCTGGATCATGGCAAGGCCCTGGAAGGCTCTGGCACAAGGATAAAACTGCAGCGCCTTTTCAAACAGATTTACCGCTATCTGTTCGGCATTTCGGACCCGGTTATCGCGGGCATATTCTCCATGGGAAAAGGTCATGGCAAGCCTCGATAAGAAATCGGCATGCAAGGGGGCAGATGTTTTATCCGGATGACGTGTGATGCGGTTCACAAACTCTTCAAGATTTCTGAAAAAAGCCTGCCTGAGCCGATCCCCCCACCCCTTAACCTGTTCAAAATCCATATCCGGGTCCAATTCCCACCAGGGCAAATCTTCTATATTTTTTTGCCAGACACCATCATGGGTCCATCCTTTCTGTAATGCCCGGTTATACAAGGCTGTTCCGGGAAAGGTGACCAGCATGTAAAACACCGTGCTCAACGGGCCTAAACGGCGCATAAGATCAATGCTCTCCTGGATGGTGGCATCCGTCTCCCCTGGCGAGCCATAGATAAAATAAGCCCGGGGCAGGATACCAGCGGCTCGCACCTTGTCAAACGCCGCCACGCAGGTGTCGTTGTCAATGGGTTTGCCAAGGATCTTTTTGATGGGCTCAGCCCCGGATTCAATGCCGAAGCTGATCTGGATGCATCCGGCCCGGCGCATCAGTCCAAGTACGCTCTCGTCAATATAATCCACCCGGGAGATGGCATTCCAGGTGATACCAAGATCTGCGTTAATAATTTTTTGGCATAATTGCCTGACTGCATCACTATCCATGGTAAAGGTGTCGTCACTGATGAAAAAATGGGTCACACCTTTTTGGACAAGCGCCTTTATCTCTTCAAAGAGCCATTGGGGCGAGTGACGGCGGACAAGGGAGGTTCCCCAGAATTTCGGAGATCCGCAAAACGTACATCGGCCCGGGCATCCCCTGGACATGGACAGGTGCTGGTAAGTGAAATACCGGGACGGGTGGGGCAGGGTATCCAGATCCTTTACCAGTTGACTTTGGCCGGTGTCATGAATGTTTAGCCCCTTGCGGAAAACAATGCCGGGAATCCGGTCAAGATCCTGTGCCAGTTCTTTTCTGATGGCCTGGGTCTGGTGAATGGTGCCAAAACGGTCTTTTGCTTTTTTTGCCGCATGGACCAGTTTTTCCGTGCTGAATTCTCCTTCGCCTTTGACAATCACATCCAGGGCCGGGCAGGCCCCAAACAGGAAATCCGCCATAAAGGTGGCCCCGGGCCCCCCAAAAATAATGAGGCTGTCCGGCAGGATCTGGCGGGCCTTGTCTGCACATGCCATGGCATTGATCCGGGTGGGACTGGTTACGGAAAAACCGATAATATCAGGCTTTTCTTGCATGATGGATTGGGTGAACAGGTTAAGTGCCTTCTTTGGCGATCCCTTTGCCGACGGATTGGCCGGGCCTGCCGGTGCAAGATTCAAAATACCTGATATCCAGCCTTGGTCCAGAAGCATGGTTGCCAGAGAATAGAGCCCGATGGGGATCTGAAGCGCATCCGGATCCGTAACCCTTGGATCCAGGCAGGATGGATTGACAAACAGAACCTTCACGACTAAAAAGCTTTAAGAATCAGATCTTCAAGTTTGCGCTTGGGCACGTGGTGAACCTGATTTTCATCCCGGAAGTACCGGATATCCCCGTCGTCACCCACATCATCAATGCAGGCTTTTTCCACGGGTTTGCCAAGTGCGATGACCAGCTTGACTTCCAGATGATCGTCAATGGCAAGCAGGCTTTTAAGTTTTTTGATGTTTATGGCGGCAAACATGCATCCGGCCAGTCCTCTTGCCCGGGCGCCCAGCAGGATGGTCTGGGCGGCAATACCGTGGTCGCACCAGAAATTGTTTGAAATGGTGGTATCCCCCAGGATGATAATGTATCCCGTGGGTTGTTCCGCAGGTTCCGGGCCTTTCCACTCTTTTAGATAAGCGGCCCAGGTCAGGCAGGAAAAAATTTTATCGTTTTGTTCCCGGCTGCTGGAAATAATATATTTCAGGGGTTGGTTGTTCGCCCCGGATGCCGTATACCGGGCGAGTTCCACAAGATCGGTCAAGGTTTGTGTATCCAGGGCAAACGCGTTGTCAAACCGTCTGCAGGACCGGTTGGATTTTACAAGTTCTTTGAAATTATCCATTGTTTTTTCCTTTGGGTGAAAGACAGTCGCCCGGTTCGGTGCTAATTCGCGACATTTGTATGTCGATCCAGTCCAGAATTTTGTCCATCTCCTGGGTGATCTCCTGCAATGCCTTTCCCCTGTGGCTGACCTTTGCCTTTTCTTCCATGGATAACTGGGCAAAGGTTTTATTCAGTTCCGGGAAAAAGAACAGCGGATCGTAACCAAACCCGTTATTGCCTGCAGGTTCCCGGGTAAGCACCCCTTCGCAGCGGCCTTCATAGGTCAAAGCGGCACCCGTGGGGACCGCAATGGAGATTACACATTCAAAGGCTGCTTTGCGGTTTTCTTCGTTTTTCATGGCTTCCAGAAGTTTGTCCACATTGTCCTGATCCGTGGCATTTTCCCCCGCGTAACGGGCCGAATATACGCCTGGAGCCCCGCCAAGCGCCTCTACGCAAAGTCCGGAGTCATCTGCCAGAGCCGGATACCCCAGAATTCTGGAAATAAACGACGCCTTTTTATATGCATTGTCGTCAAAGGTTTCCCCGTCTTCTATCACCTCGGGAATCGGACCGAAATCAGACAGATTTTTTATCTCAACCGGATAGCCTTGCAGCCTCTCCTTTAATTCCCTTGTTTTGCCTTTATTGGTCGTGGCCAGTACTAAGATCTGTTTCACCTAAAAGCTCCTTGTGCCGTATTAGACAGTTTTTTTAAAATTTAGGGATTAATATAATTGCTGGTCAACGGTTTGTAAAGGTAAGCCGGTAAGGAAGGCAGGGCCGTGGCAATTAAGGTGCCGCCTTTTTTATCCGGTCTCCTGGTTTTTTGGGCTACCTGCAGCACCTGCAGCTGCGCCATCCTTGTAGCACTGGCTGCCATACCGCACCACCTGACGGCACAGCCCCCGGATTATACTGACTTCCCGAGCTCTGAGCTGGTAGCGGCTTAAAAAATTGCGGGCCTTGTCAAGCCGGTGTTCCGGATTTTCATGATTGATGTAATGGATTCGGGCAAAGGTCTCTTTTAGTTCTTCATACATGTTCTCCAGCTCATGCCGACAGGCCAGCCGGGGGATATGACATTCCGGTGCCCGGGTGCGGGCCTGGAACAGTTCATAACACATGACCATGACGGCCTGGGCCAGGTTCAGGGAAGAAAATCCGGCTGTGGGAATATTCACAAGCTCGTGGCATAGCTGCAAATCTTCATTGGTCAAACCCCGGTCCTCGGGGCCGAAAAGAACGGCTACCCGGTTTTCTGAAGACATGGGGATCAGTTTTGCGGCAAGATCGGCGGGAGAAGAATTCACCCGGCGTGTGCCACCAAGCCTTGCGGTGGTTCCGACAATCCAGTTGAACCCCCCAAGGGCCTCAGGAAGCGTGCTGCAGACCTTCATGGCCTTTACCAGTCCGGAAGCGGAGTGGGTCGCCACTTTCAGAACACGTTCCATGTCAAGGTGCCTGGGCGCAGACACAATCAACTGCCCCACCCCCATGTTTGCCGCAGCCCGGGCCGCGGCACCAATATTTTCCGGAATCCGGGTATCATGAAGCACAATGGCGACATTTTCCATGCGAATCTTTTGACACATCCTATTCCCCTTTTACGTCCGACTCAAAATCTTTCCGGTGATCAGCGCAGTATCACCGCAGCGGGCTTGCCGCAAGCGTTGCTGCGCACTCTGCGCGATGAAGATAATCATGCCGCATAATCGGTTGTCAACAGATAAAACTGCTACACCCTCAGCTTCACATACGGATCAGTGAAGAAAAAAGAGGTGGCATACCGTGGAGGCAGTTGCCCACATCACGACGGCGTAGAGCCAATTGCTCTGGATGATCAGTTTCGGTGACACCTGGTACCGGCTGACCAACGCCAATCCGACACCGGACAATGGACTGCTGGCCGTTGCTATGGCCCAGCAACTGAGAAACAGAAAGCCCAGTTGAGAAGGATTCGGGTTGAGCGGAAGAAGCAGGGGACTGGCGATGGAAATGCTGACAACCGGATGAACGCCGGCGATTCCGATGATGATCATCACAGCCAATATCATCGACAGCAGCCCCGGAGTCAAGGTTGATCCCTGAAGGCTGAAGAATTCAGGATACACAAGGGTCGTCGATTTTATACCTGCCGAAAAAACACCTGCAGCAAGAAACAGGGTAAACTGGCTGCCGACCGATAGCAGGCTAGTTTTAATAAAGTCATGCAGCGCAGTTATCCTCGGACGGAATTTCATGAAAATAAGGGCCCCGAAAGGTGAAATCAGACAGATAATGGTAAGAATGCTGATATCGGGTTGAATATAATGAACACTGAGAACAACTGCAGCAAGAAACGTCGGCACTATCATGGTTGCTGTTTTGAATGGATATCCGGAAAAGAGTTCTTTTCTGAAAAAACATACTTCAACAATTGAATAGCCAATGGCAAGAAGACTCATCATCGCACCGGGGATCAAGGTTTGCCGCCATGACATGCCGGGGGCGTACGTGAGGGCAACGCCCGTAGCGACAAAGAAGGGAGACCACCATGCCGCCGAACAGAACGAGCGGGCAAGAACGATCGTCTGAGTTTTGGTCAAGATGCCGTTTTTACGAAGACGATCACCGAAAACAAACAGCACTGACAGATTGATAATCGATCCGAGCAGGTGGGTGCCGAATGCTGTAACGGCAACAGACCGCTTTCCCTGGGGCAGCGTCTGGCCTTCGATGCCGGTATTTGTCAAGGCAAGGAAAGAGACGGAAACAAACATCGCCAGCAGCGGCAGGTTGGTGGCAAGAATTTTCTGCCAGCCAAGAAACACGCCCCGGAAAGCCGCAAAGGCAACGAGGATGCAGCCGGTTACGAGGAGCAGCAATGCCTGGTTGCGTGGACCCTTGCCCAGGGTAGGCCACATGACAATCGGCACAAGCCAGCCGAGCAGTGTCGGTAGAGCCAGAATAGAGGGCACGGGAATACTTATAAGATACAGAACAAGCGTCCCAACGATAATCCACCCGATATACATTTGCATTTTATTGTTTCAACCTGTCTTTAAGGCCGTAATACCATTAGCGCTTACCGGGGAGAGTCAAAACAAATGCAACAATAATTCGAGTTTAGAGCAGCATTAATCAAGTCCCAGGTTGTCGTAAAAGTGCCGGCGTTTCATCCTGCGCAGTGCCTTATCTTCTTTGACCAGATAGCAGTATTTGTTGTTTTGGTCATCAAAACATTCAAACAGTCCGGTATAATCTTCTATATCTGTAACATCACAGATCCTGGAAACATCATCGTTAAACCGCCGGCATACCGAAACCCAGTCTTCAATTTTCGAGTCTTTTTTGATGGTGATCGCCTTTGAGGCCTCATCATATTCCGCCTGGATGGATTTCATGTCAATACCTCCAGATTTTTAAAATTAGAGGGTCAAAAAGGCCCTGTTTATAAAATTTATTTTAGCAGAATAACCCTTTTTGTGTAAAATCTAAAATGTACAATCCTGTCGGATTGAGTGTGTTTTTTTATAAATTTTAAATGAAAGCAACCTTGAAAAGTGCCTAATTCTCAGTTCCAATGCCATCACACTTACGTGCGCGGCATTAAATGTTCGCGGTCCCTGCTGCGGCCCTGTCTTTCTATGGCCTGGATCAGGCGGGTAAAAATCAGGTAATGAAAAGGAAGGAAAAAATACCAGTATATATCACCCCAGATACCGTGAGGTTCAAAGTATGCGGTTACAATGAGGCGGTTCAGGTGAGGGTTTTCAGCTTTGACGGTAAATTCCAGCCAGGCCAGGCCCGGCAGTTTCATCTCGGCCCTTAATAGAAGCCGGCGGTAGGGCTCGATTTTCTCCACACGAAAAAAATCGATCACGTCATTTTCCCATAACTCGGACTGGCTCCGCCGCCCCCGGGACATACCCACACCGAGAAACAGGCGGTCGATTTCACCCCGCAGATACCACATCCAGTTGTTATGAAACCACCCTTCTTTGCCCCCGATCCGGCAAAAAGCATAGAACAGGGATTTGTCTAGTTTGGGTGAGTCTATCCAGTACCGGCTGATATAATGGGGCACCCGGGGCAATTCATGCAGCCTTGGAACCAGATTCCAATTGGGCGGATAGGCACAGGACCATCGGCTTTGCATGGTGTCCTCTTCTTCGATTTTCATGGCGCGTTTGACTGCTTCACGAAAGGGAACGGTCTCGAAGGGAATTAGAGCCTGGATCTCCTCATTTCTGCACACCACTTCATTACCAAGACCTTCCAATAGTGAACGGGTGATTGCGGCCGGCACCGGCGTGATAAAACTGGCCAGGAATGAAAAGGTATTCAAAGGCAATGGGAGTCGGGTAAACCAGCGCCGTTTGCCAAGAATATCGGCCACCACCTTCATCATATTTTCATAGGAAAGGATTTCATTTCCTCCGATATCGAATTCCCGACCACGGGTATTTTCATGTTCCAGGCACCCCACCAGATATTTGATTACATCACGGATGCCGATGGGCTGGCACAGGGTTTTGGCGTAAACCGGCAAACAGATCACCGGTATGCGATCCACCAGATTTTTGATGATTTCAAAGGAGGCGCTTCCCGAGCCGATAATCACGGCCGCCCGGATGACCGTCACCGGCACCGGTCCCTTCATTAACTCTCGCGCAACTTCAAGACGACTCTTCAGGTGTGCGGATAAAAAATCGTTTTTATCCCCCAATCCGCCCAGGTAAATGATGCGTTCAACCCCTTTTTCCCCGGCAGCCAGTCTGAAATTTTTTGCTACAGTCAATTCGAGATTTTCAAATTTTTTGGGCCCCAGAAGCAATGAATGCATCAAATAATAAGCGGTATTCACCTGGTCCATGGCCCGCTTTAAGTCCTCGATACTCAACGCATCGCCTTCCACAATTTCCGCCCCAGGCCAGCGCAGCCCATAAGACTCGCCATGGGATCTGACGAGTACACGTACCCTGTACCCCCGGGCAATTAACTCGGGTACAAGCCGCCCGCCGATATAACCGCCGGCTCCGGTAACGAGAATGAGTCCCTTTCCAGCCACCGGACGGGTGGGTAAATCTTCGCAGAACAATATGGATCGTTGAGGATACGGCATATGGCACCTTTTTTGTTTGCTTTAAAATTTTGGTGTAGTTATTTCTCTGCATCCCTATAAAAGGCTTTCCATTTCAATAGTGGAGCAGCACGCAATTGCATGCTGGTCTTATATATCTGCAGATGAGTGAATTTGCGTCCAAGCACTATATCATGTCTGCAATCTCTTTTCCGTAGGCTTGTGCTGTTTCAACACCGTCCTCAACCCAGGACGCCTTGATCATCAAAGGGCCGGAAGCCATTTTCATCTTAAAAATATAGTTCATTGTATCAAATATTTTTTTATTGGCCTCTCCGCTCCATCCATACGCACCAAAGGCCCCCCCGGGTTTGTCCTTGAGCTGTGCACGCTCAGCCATGAATAAAACCTGTTTCATGGAGGGCAGCATTTCCCCGTGATAGGTGGGGGAACCGAAGACATAGGCATCAAACCCTATTAAATCTTTTTCAGTTTCTATTTGTTGAGCAGTTTTAACCTGCACCTGGTGGCCTGCCTGACGAACACCCTCTGCAATTAATTCAGCTATTCCCTTTGTTTCATTAACTCTGGATGTATAAACAATCAGTATACTTCCCATTTTTTTATCCTTATTTTTTTAGAATTTGAATTTATAAGATTTTAATTGTTCAATTTTTTGTTTAACTTAACGACCTGGATTGATTATTATATGGAATGTATAATCAAAACTCATAACAAAGTAATATAAAATCATGACGGGGCCAAGAAAAATTAGCCGGGTTTTTAATTTTTGGCTTGATAAAAATTAAAAAGTCTGGAAATCTATAATTTTTTTGTATGGACTTTTTTTAGATATCGTCTATGTGGATTAGAAACAAGGTGTACAGGAATTTATGGGCTTATTAAAATTAAAGGGGTTTCCGGGAACCGGCAGTTTCCCCCATGGGATTCACCCTCCGGATAATAAAGCGTTGTCCGCCAACAGGCCTGTCGAAGTGATGGAAACACCCCGGACGGTGACCCTGCCTTTGCTGCAGCATCTTGGGGTGCCCAGCAAGCAGGTTGTTAAATCCGGTGAAACGGTCAGTTACGGGCAGATGGTTGCTAAAGGAGAGGCCTTTGTTTCCGCCTCACTCCATTCGCCCATTGCCGGAAAAGTTAAAAAAAATGTAACAGTGACCCTGCCCAACGGCAGGCGTGTTGACGCCATCACCATTCAGGCGGAGGGGGAGCAAATCCCCCCGGAAAG
Encoded here:
- a CDS encoding DUF6178 family protein, which gives rise to MNNDYQLANKARKELKLQKMRRDILFSEGAQALDMILEAPSPATLIQSFPDQDLYYLMHKIGVHDFIPVLALAASSQWEYILDVEVWDDDRLNTHMMTQVFSLLFKADPQRLLRWAINEKPEFVEYYLSQKMHVFIREHDELPPEDFDDYITLDDKFYFRFPDQQSGPEEDPEGELFPQNTLRENGLPDDAPELIEQMLKKLAEMDLSVLHGLFLETLSILPAEAEEEQFRQKNIRLAEKGFLPAHEAIGIYQPIAGKNLRPRPAVATSETQVLDPDIPMPPMFFAQFLKGDNLFVKTLEQIIAQGGILDLDSELAALINKVISADRIKIRNLESIEKPLEKTMSTLSLGLEVLMDGSKSRVETAVDLIKKYFLEDIFRTGSREGARLQATARKWYETSFIGTKNLPLSFLGESYLGIIGGLMVQRPMFFANYADKVLYRNFAGLSDIRSTRRQLDEIISLDDFLNRLDVDIATFTFGVLTYKSMILTLWVRDRLGLNRSKALSLAPIEISEFKDFFSQLFNPDGTIGDTQAKDLGLWAAQASGMHEADLPTALQGILYRLLQELESEYGHVRTQDLDPRFMPMFLLTGQD
- a CDS encoding B12-binding domain-containing radical SAM protein — translated: MKVLFVNPSCLDPRVTDPDALQIPIGLYSLATMLLDQGWISGILNLAPAGPANPSAKGSPKKALNLFTQSIMQEKPDIIGFSVTSPTRINAMACADKARQILPDSLIIFGGPGATFMADFLFGACPALDVIVKGEGEFSTEKLVHAAKKAKDRFGTIHQTQAIRKELAQDLDRIPGIVFRKGLNIHDTGQSQLVKDLDTLPHPSRYFTYQHLSMSRGCPGRCTFCGSPKFWGTSLVRRHSPQWLFEEIKALVQKGVTHFFISDDTFTMDSDAVRQLCQKIINADLGITWNAISRVDYIDESVLGLMRRAGCIQISFGIESGAEPIKKILGKPIDNDTCVAAFDKVRAAGILPRAYFIYGSPGETDATIQESIDLMRRLGPLSTVFYMLVTFPGTALYNRALQKGWTHDGVWQKNIEDLPWWELDPDMDFEQVKGWGDRLRQAFFRNLEEFVNRITRHPDKTSAPLHADFLSRLAMTFSHGEYARDNRVRNAEQIAVNLFEKALQFYPCARAFQGLAMIQQKQKKFSKAMALLDKGLSHFPENKELYVCMGVCLMNTGDFHNALTYFTPFAHDPALGQYIKICKQKTRLS
- a CDS encoding nitroreductase family protein translates to MDNFKELVKSNRSCRRFDNAFALDTQTLTDLVELARYTASGANNQPLKYIISSSREQNDKIFSCLTWAAYLKEWKGPEPAEQPTGYIIILGDTTISNNFWCDHGIAAQTILLGARARGLAGCMFAAINIKKLKSLLAIDDHLEVKLVIALGKPVEKACIDDVGDDGDIRYFRDENQVHHVPKRKLEDLILKAF
- a CDS encoding XTP/dITP diphosphatase; translated protein: MKQILVLATTNKGKTRELKERLQGYPVEIKNLSDFGPIPEVIEDGETFDDNAYKKASFISRILGYPALADDSGLCVEALGGAPGVYSARYAGENATDQDNVDKLLEAMKNEENRKAAFECVISIAVPTGAALTYEGRCEGVLTREPAGNNGFGYDPLFFFPELNKTFAQLSMEEKAKVSHRGKALQEITQEMDKILDWIDIQMSRISTEPGDCLSPKGKNNG
- a CDS encoding RNA methyltransferase; the protein is MCQKIRMENVAIVLHDTRIPENIGAAARAAANMGVGQLIVSAPRHLDMERVLKVATHSASGLVKAMKVCSTLPEALGGFNWIVGTTARLGGTRRVNSSPADLAAKLIPMSSENRVAVLFGPEDRGLTNEDLQLCHELVNIPTAGFSSLNLAQAVMVMCYELFQARTRAPECHIPRLACRHELENMYEELKETFARIHYINHENPEHRLDKARNFLSRYQLRAREVSIIRGLCRQVVRYGSQCYKDGAAAGAAGSPKNQETG
- a CDS encoding SDR family oxidoreductase, which translates into the protein MPYPQRSILFCEDLPTRPVAGKGLILVTGAGGYIGGRLVPELIARGYRVRVLVRSHGESYGLRWPGAEIVEGDALSIEDLKRAMDQVNTAYYLMHSLLLGPKKFENLELTVAKNFRLAAGEKGVERIIYLGGLGDKNDFLSAHLKSRLEVARELMKGPVPVTVIRAAVIIGSGSASFEIIKNLVDRIPVICLPVYAKTLCQPIGIRDVIKYLVGCLEHENTRGREFDIGGNEILSYENMMKVVADILGKRRWFTRLPLPLNTFSFLASFITPVPAAITRSLLEGLGNEVVCRNEEIQALIPFETVPFREAVKRAMKIEEEDTMQSRWSCAYPPNWNLVPRLHELPRVPHYISRYWIDSPKLDKSLFYAFCRIGGKEGWFHNNWMWYLRGEIDRLFLGVGMSRGRRSQSELWENDVIDFFRVEKIEPYRRLLLRAEMKLPGLAWLEFTVKAENPHLNRLIVTAYFEPHGIWGDIYWYFFLPFHYLIFTRLIQAIERQGRSRDREHLMPRT
- a CDS encoding flavodoxin domain-containing protein, with amino-acid sequence MGSILIVYTSRVNETKGIAELIAEGVRQAGHQVQVKTAQQIETEKDLIGFDAYVFGSPTYHGEMLPSMKQVLFMAERAQLKDKPGGAFGAYGWSGEANKKIFDTMNYIFKMKMASGPLMIKASWVEDGVETAQAYGKEIADMI